The following coding sequences lie in one Haladaptatus sp. DJG-WS-42 genomic window:
- a CDS encoding KaiC domain-containing protein produces the protein MSEDEQPTDKGDDWFERGLSDDAGDDTDADSTADASSEQLDHPQDADPADGDGFDDAAAFGMDERGDGEFGMGSDADFGMGGDDSFGLDDDSLFDDDFASAFGNAPGPSGSGGNANFDDEALDSNIPRIDIGILGLDDMIQGGVPESSLMVAIGSAGTGKTTFALQFLHHALENDEKAIYITLEESQEQVINTAVEKGYDFDTYIENDQLAVIDLDPVEMANSLDNIRSELPELISEFGASRFVLDSVSLLEMMYDQQAKRRTEIFNFTRALKQAGITTMLTSEASDDNPYASRHGIVEYLTDAVFILQYVRPSDFRETRLAVEIQKIRNANHSRETKPYEITGTGISVYQQANIF, from the coding sequence GTGAGCGAGGACGAACAGCCGACTGACAAGGGTGACGACTGGTTCGAACGCGGCCTCTCGGACGACGCAGGCGACGACACTGACGCAGATTCGACCGCAGACGCATCGAGCGAGCAACTCGACCACCCACAAGACGCGGACCCAGCCGACGGTGACGGCTTTGATGACGCAGCCGCGTTCGGCATGGATGAACGTGGAGACGGCGAGTTTGGCATGGGCAGTGACGCCGACTTCGGGATGGGCGGTGACGACTCGTTCGGGCTTGACGACGACTCGCTGTTCGATGACGACTTTGCAAGCGCCTTCGGAAACGCCCCTGGCCCCAGCGGCTCGGGTGGCAACGCAAACTTCGATGACGAGGCGCTCGACTCGAACATCCCGCGTATCGACATCGGGATTCTCGGCTTAGACGACATGATTCAAGGCGGGGTTCCCGAAAGCTCGCTGATGGTCGCCATCGGGAGCGCCGGGACGGGCAAAACCACGTTCGCGCTCCAGTTTCTCCACCACGCCCTCGAAAACGACGAAAAAGCCATCTACATCACCTTAGAAGAGAGCCAAGAACAGGTCATCAACACCGCGGTCGAGAAAGGCTACGATTTCGACACCTACATCGAAAACGACCAACTCGCCGTCATCGACTTAGACCCCGTCGAGATGGCAAACAGCCTCGACAACATCCGGTCTGAACTCCCTGAACTCATCTCCGAGTTCGGCGCGTCGCGGTTCGTCCTCGACTCCGTCTCCTTGCTCGAAATGATGTACGACCAGCAGGCAAAGCGCCGCACCGAGATTTTCAACTTCACCCGCGCGCTCAAGCAAGCCGGTATCACGACGATGCTCACGAGCGAAGCCAGCGACGACAATCCCTACGCTTCGCGCCACGGGATTGTTGAGTACCTCACCGACGCCGTGTTCATCCTCCAGTACGTCCGCCCCTCTGATTTCCGCGAAACGCGACTGGCCGTCGAAATCCAGAAAATCCGTAACGCGAACCACTCCCGGGAGACCAAACCCTACGAGATTACGGGCACCGGGATTAGTGTGTATCAGCAGGCGAATATCTTCTAG